The Urbifossiella limnaea genome has a window encoding:
- a CDS encoding SprT family zinc-dependent metalloprotease: MTAVTDSDFTILWNAAGSLAAVVSGVSDGSPRPVPRWTVLARATALRQAGVSLREHPDERPPASLLTRAKELAAAVMTQHGLTNWQFAFNTNKRRAGVCRYPVRGRPGRIELSKHYVLRNPESEVRDTILHEIAHALVGHGHGHDEVWRAKCVEVGARPERCYGEEVEMPKGRWRATCGGCGREHDRHRRPKRMTGWHCRKCGKERGALLWKATG, encoded by the coding sequence ATGACCGCCGTCACCGACTCCGACTTCACCATCCTGTGGAACGCCGCCGGGTCGCTGGCCGCGGTCGTCAGCGGCGTGTCGGACGGGTCGCCGCGCCCCGTACCGCGGTGGACTGTGCTCGCCCGGGCGACCGCCCTTCGACAGGCCGGCGTCTCGCTGCGCGAGCACCCCGACGAACGTCCTCCGGCCTCCCTGCTCACCAGGGCGAAGGAACTCGCCGCCGCGGTGATGACTCAGCACGGGCTCACGAACTGGCAGTTCGCCTTCAACACGAACAAGCGCCGGGCGGGCGTCTGCCGCTATCCTGTTCGTGGCCGGCCGGGTCGCATCGAACTCTCCAAGCACTACGTCCTCCGCAACCCCGAGTCCGAGGTCCGCGACACCATCCTGCACGAGATTGCCCACGCCCTCGTCGGCCACGGTCACGGTCACGACGAGGTCTGGAGGGCGAAGTGCGTCGAGGTAGGGGCGCGGCCGGAGCGGTGCTACGGCGAGGAAGTCGAGATGCCGAAGGGGCGGTGGCGGGCGACCTGTGGAGGGTGTGGACGGGAGCACGACAGGCACCGCAGGCCGAAGCGGATGACGGGCTGGCACTGCCGGAAGTGCGGGAAGGAGCGGGGAGCGCTGCTGTGGAAAGCAACGGGCTGA
- a CDS encoding acyltransferase family protein, with protein MTPPPAPPRTPGADGVRAFACLLVLFHHLSMESLTHLPNAARLALQNGLIGVAVFFVLSGMLLSLPFWRAYLGAGPMPDIRAYARKRLARIVPGYYACLLTLAVVQWAERGNITGADLTRLVSSLTFTNSFHWRTYFPTELSPPTWSIGVEAVFYALLPVWAVGLFRTRGRVLPVVYTLAWMGGIAFGQWVLVSRWPECAIAADEPADRLQRIAAWWLPRHNPIGLFTHFLFGVLAGYAIVRGGARAGAGRVNWYDGLALLLLAVTAADFALAVVEQHEVLPPAARVLEYRTVAFIPDRWPVFPALVAAVLVALSRSRLLGALADCRFAAVTATLSFGIYLWHMPVIAFTRRAWPGLTGGDPGREWAFAIVVVALSYLAAAASYRLIERPFLRSAHRRA; from the coding sequence ATGACACCACCGCCCGCGCCACCGCGGACCCCCGGCGCCGACGGGGTGCGGGCGTTCGCCTGCTTGCTCGTGCTGTTCCACCACCTGAGTATGGAATCGCTCACGCACCTGCCGAATGCTGCCCGCCTCGCGTTGCAGAACGGCCTGATCGGCGTGGCCGTCTTCTTCGTACTCAGTGGGATGCTCTTGTCCCTGCCGTTCTGGCGGGCGTACCTCGGGGCCGGGCCGATGCCCGACATCCGGGCGTACGCGCGGAAGCGGCTCGCACGGATCGTCCCCGGCTACTACGCCTGCCTGCTCACCCTGGCGGTCGTGCAGTGGGCCGAGAGGGGCAACATCACCGGCGCCGACCTGACGCGCCTCGTGAGCAGCCTGACGTTCACCAACTCGTTCCACTGGAGGACGTACTTCCCGACCGAGTTGAGCCCCCCGACGTGGTCCATCGGCGTCGAGGCCGTGTTCTACGCGCTGCTGCCGGTTTGGGCCGTGGGGCTGTTTCGCACCCGCGGCCGGGTGCTTCCGGTGGTGTACACGCTGGCGTGGATGGGGGGGATCGCGTTCGGGCAGTGGGTGCTGGTGAGTCGGTGGCCCGAATGCGCCATCGCGGCGGACGAGCCGGCAGACCGGCTCCAGCGCATCGCCGCCTGGTGGCTGCCGCGGCACAACCCGATCGGCCTCTTCACGCACTTCCTGTTCGGCGTGCTGGCCGGGTACGCGATCGTGCGCGGCGGTGCCCGGGCCGGTGCCGGCCGGGTAAACTGGTACGACGGGCTGGCGCTCCTCCTCCTCGCGGTGACCGCCGCCGACTTCGCCCTGGCCGTCGTCGAGCAGCACGAGGTGCTCCCGCCGGCCGCCCGCGTGCTGGAGTACCGGACCGTCGCGTTCATTCCCGACCGTTGGCCGGTCTTCCCGGCGCTCGTCGCCGCCGTGCTGGTCGCCCTGAGCCGCTCGCGCCTGCTCGGGGCGCTGGCCGACTGCCGGTTCGCGGCCGTCACGGCCACCCTGTCGTTCGGCATCTACCTCTGGCACATGCCCGTGATCGCGTTCACCCGCCGGGCCTGGCCGGGGCTGACCGGCGGCGACCCCGGCCGCGAGTGGGCGTTTGCGATCGTCGTGGTGGCACTTTCGTACCTCGCGGCCGCCGCGTCGTACCGGCTGATCGAGCGGCCCTTCCTTCGGTCGGCGCACCGGCGTGCGTAG
- a CDS encoding STAS domain-containing protein, translating into MSVHAIRIRTLTASDAEALDRELAGIRAAGDPGLALDLSAVAFLTSVALSRFVALDRELKAAGGRLTLLNVRPDVRRVFAVSRLDALLGGCAA; encoded by the coding sequence ATGTCCGTTCACGCGATCCGCATCCGGACCCTGACGGCCAGCGATGCCGAGGCACTCGACCGCGAACTGGCCGGAATCCGGGCCGCAGGCGACCCCGGCCTCGCGCTCGACCTCTCGGCGGTCGCGTTCCTGACGAGCGTGGCGCTGTCGCGGTTCGTCGCGCTCGACCGCGAACTGAAGGCGGCCGGCGGCCGGTTGACCCTGCTGAACGTCCGCCCCGACGTCCGCCGGGTCTTCGCGGTCTCCCGGCTGGACGCCTTGCTCGGCGGGTGCGCGGCCTGA
- a CDS encoding DUF1254 domain-containing protein, which produces MVPRFAFVTLCAGGLLAVGAAHAPVDAQTAPPAEAEAAQLATDAYVYGYPLLTMEYTRRVMTNTAEPKGTHAPMGQFVRMRAYPDAKFRDVTAPNADTLYSTAWLDLGKEPYVLSLPDMGDRYFLMPMLDGWTNVFEVPGTRTTGNKAQAYAITGPGWKGTIPAGLKELKAPTNLVWVLGRTYCTGTAEDYKACHAVMDRYDLRPLSAYGKAYTPPPGTVDPAVDTKTAVREQVNKLDGAAYFGLLARLMKDNPPAAADGPMVAKLARLGVAPGQAFDAAKLAPAVAAAVAQAPKAGVERITRHFKDAGTLENGWTFTTKAGVYGTAYLQRAFITAIGLGANRPQDAVYPTSEVDADGKKYTGANRYVLHFGKGEAPPVNAFWSVTMYDAHYFFVNNPLNRYTVSPRNDLKYNPDGSLDLYIQHESPGAGKESNWLPAPRGEFVLMMRLYYPKATAPSILDGTWKVPPVRVVR; this is translated from the coding sequence ATGGTTCCCCGGTTCGCGTTCGTGACCCTCTGTGCGGGTGGGCTGCTCGCCGTCGGGGCGGCCCACGCCCCCGTCGATGCCCAGACCGCCCCGCCGGCCGAGGCCGAGGCGGCGCAGCTGGCCACCGACGCCTACGTCTACGGCTACCCGCTGCTCACGATGGAGTACACCCGCCGGGTCATGACCAACACGGCCGAGCCGAAGGGCACGCACGCCCCGATGGGACAGTTCGTGCGGATGCGGGCCTACCCGGACGCCAAGTTCCGCGACGTGACCGCTCCGAACGCCGACACCCTCTACTCGACCGCGTGGCTCGACCTCGGCAAGGAGCCCTACGTCCTGTCCCTGCCGGACATGGGCGACCGGTACTTTCTCATGCCGATGCTCGACGGGTGGACCAACGTGTTCGAGGTGCCCGGCACCCGCACGACGGGGAACAAGGCCCAGGCCTACGCGATCACCGGGCCGGGCTGGAAGGGCACCATCCCCGCGGGGCTCAAGGAACTCAAGGCGCCCACGAACCTGGTCTGGGTTCTCGGCCGGACGTATTGCACCGGCACCGCGGAGGACTACAAGGCGTGTCACGCGGTCATGGACCGGTACGACCTCCGGCCCCTGAGTGCCTACGGCAAGGCGTACACCCCGCCGCCGGGGACGGTGGACCCTGCCGTCGACACGAAGACGGCGGTCCGCGAGCAGGTGAACAAGCTCGACGGGGCGGCGTACTTCGGCCTCCTCGCCCGGCTGATGAAGGACAACCCGCCGGCCGCGGCGGACGGCCCGATGGTTGCCAAACTCGCGCGGCTCGGCGTGGCCCCCGGCCAGGCCTTCGACGCCGCCAAGCTCGCCCCCGCGGTTGCGGCGGCGGTGGCACAGGCACCGAAGGCGGGTGTCGAGCGCATCACGCGGCACTTCAAGGACGCCGGCACCCTCGAGAACGGGTGGACGTTCACGACGAAGGCCGGCGTGTACGGCACCGCGTACCTCCAGCGGGCGTTCATCACCGCCATCGGGCTCGGGGCGAACCGGCCCCAGGACGCCGTGTACCCGACCTCGGAGGTGGACGCGGACGGGAAGAAGTACACCGGGGCGAACAGGTACGTGCTGCACTTCGGGAAGGGAGAGGCGCCGCCGGTCAACGCCTTCTGGTCGGTGACGATGTACGACGCGCACTACTTCTTCGTGAACAACCCGCTCAACCGGTACACGGTCAGCCCCCGGAACGACCTGAAGTACAACCCGGACGGGTCGCTGGACCTCTACATCCAGCACGAGTCGCCGGGGGCGGGCAAGGAGTCGAACTGGCTCCCGGCCCCGCGGGGCGAGTTCGTCCTGATGATGCGACTGTACTACCCGAAGGCGACGGCCCCGTCGATTCTCGACGGCACCTGGAAGGTCCCGCCGGTCCGGGTCGTGCGGTGA
- a CDS encoding preprotein translocase subunit SecA — MSQLVVEPPSERVSHPHRTIENVPGRLGTVPVNRVMSAAGMPWQRRLSRAALMVPAIRHWERVHLKLNDDDLKGVSMALRGKARGKVSLDKLLPEAFGLCSVAIQRVLNIRPFDVQLAAGVVMHFGGLVELATGEGKTVSASSPAFLNALLGKGCHVTTVNDYLAKRDAEWIGPVYEKLGLTVGVLQQKMDDAVRVAAYKADITYGTAAEFGFDFLRDRLKLRGGQAATAPFWAPFMPGASGQAKTDPRVQRELHYAIVDEADSIFIDEAKTPLIIANPTRPAEPEEQVVFVWADNVAREMRRDQHFTLNLKKDKIEITDEGRQLVRYSNPPTGKNAKAMDKLLESVEKGLHAYYRFARDQHYMVNPKDGKIVIIDEGTGRPMPDRHWRDGLHQAVEAKEKVQINMPSDHAAQITFQNFYRLYTKLAGMSGTLLPNFWELRKVYRRWTSKVPTNRPTMRQVIPDQVYPTEDAKFDAVVRKTQEMLKTHRPVLIGTRTVEASKKLSAKLTAVGVRHRVLNAEQNEGEAEVVAAAGQPDTVTVATNMAGRGTDIKLGEGVAEAGGLHVIGTERHEAERIDRQLQGRAGRQGDPGSAQFMLSLEDQLLEGLGSAKQRELNELGKAGGNRDWNQYAPLFRLAQQRIERKHYRQRLDLMNYDKHRQEMLQDIGADPYVD, encoded by the coding sequence ATGAGTCAGCTTGTCGTGGAGCCGCCGAGCGAGCGCGTTTCGCACCCGCACCGCACCATCGAGAACGTCCCCGGCCGGCTCGGCACCGTACCCGTCAACCGGGTGATGTCCGCCGCCGGGATGCCGTGGCAGCGGCGCCTGTCCCGCGCGGCGCTGATGGTGCCGGCGATCCGCCACTGGGAGCGGGTCCACCTCAAGCTCAACGACGACGACCTGAAGGGCGTCAGCATGGCCCTCCGCGGCAAGGCCCGCGGCAAGGTCAGCCTCGACAAGCTCCTCCCCGAGGCGTTCGGCCTCTGCTCCGTCGCCATCCAGCGGGTGCTCAACATCCGCCCGTTCGACGTGCAACTGGCCGCCGGCGTCGTCATGCACTTCGGCGGGCTCGTCGAACTGGCCACCGGCGAGGGCAAGACCGTCAGCGCCAGTTCGCCGGCGTTCCTGAACGCGCTGCTCGGCAAGGGGTGCCACGTCACCACGGTGAACGACTACCTCGCCAAGCGCGACGCCGAGTGGATCGGGCCGGTGTACGAGAAGCTCGGCCTGACCGTCGGCGTGCTCCAGCAGAAGATGGACGACGCCGTCCGCGTCGCCGCGTACAAGGCGGACATCACCTACGGCACCGCCGCCGAGTTCGGGTTCGATTTCTTGCGCGACCGGTTGAAGCTCCGCGGCGGGCAGGCGGCGACGGCCCCGTTCTGGGCGCCGTTCATGCCCGGGGCGAGCGGCCAGGCCAAGACCGACCCGCGCGTCCAGCGCGAGCTCCACTACGCCATCGTGGACGAGGCCGACAGCATCTTCATCGACGAGGCCAAGACGCCGCTCATCATCGCCAACCCGACGCGGCCGGCCGAGCCCGAGGAGCAGGTGGTGTTCGTGTGGGCCGACAACGTGGCCCGCGAGATGCGCCGCGACCAGCACTTCACGCTCAACCTGAAGAAGGACAAGATCGAGATCACCGACGAGGGCCGGCAGCTGGTGCGGTACTCGAACCCGCCGACGGGCAAGAACGCCAAGGCGATGGACAAGCTGCTGGAGTCCGTCGAGAAGGGGCTGCACGCCTACTACCGGTTCGCCCGCGACCAGCACTACATGGTCAACCCGAAGGACGGCAAGATCGTCATCATCGACGAGGGGACCGGCCGGCCGATGCCCGACCGCCACTGGCGCGACGGGCTGCACCAGGCGGTCGAGGCGAAGGAAAAAGTGCAGATCAACATGCCGAGCGACCACGCGGCGCAGATCACCTTCCAGAACTTCTACCGGCTGTACACGAAGCTCGCGGGCATGAGCGGCACCCTGCTGCCGAACTTCTGGGAGTTGCGGAAGGTGTACCGCCGCTGGACGAGCAAGGTGCCGACGAACCGGCCGACGATGCGCCAGGTGATCCCGGACCAGGTGTACCCGACGGAGGACGCCAAGTTCGACGCGGTGGTGCGGAAGACCCAGGAGATGCTGAAGACGCACCGCCCGGTACTGATCGGCACGCGCACCGTGGAGGCGTCGAAGAAGCTGAGCGCGAAGCTGACGGCGGTGGGGGTGCGGCACCGCGTCCTGAACGCCGAGCAGAACGAGGGCGAGGCCGAGGTGGTGGCCGCCGCCGGCCAGCCCGACACCGTGACGGTGGCGACGAACATGGCCGGCCGCGGCACCGACATCAAGCTCGGCGAGGGCGTGGCCGAGGCCGGCGGGCTGCACGTGATCGGCACCGAGCGGCACGAGGCCGAGCGGATCGACCGCCAGCTCCAGGGCCGCGCCGGCCGCCAGGGCGACCCCGGCAGCGCGCAGTTCATGCTGTCGCTGGAGGACCAGCTGCTGGAGGGGCTCGGGTCCGCGAAGCAGCGCGAGCTGAACGAGCTGGGGAAGGCGGGCGGCAACCGCGACTGGAACCAGTACGCGCCGCTGTTCCGCCTCGCGCAGCAGCGGATCGAGCGGAAGCACTACCGGCAGCGGCTCGACCTGATGAACTACGACAAGCACCGGCAGGAGATGCTCCAGGACATCGGCGCCGACCCGTACGTGGATTGA
- a CDS encoding LOG family protein produces MPPPDPAPKTPFDALSEPDQPTPERPYAEPGPDEYVAQIKETADKLLRDRAARADVKLLATAMRELRYCLKVFAGYRDRRKVTVFGSARTRPDHPAYRAAEEFGRRIVAEGWMVITGAGNGIMEAGHVGAGRENSFGLNILLPFEQSANPVVHGDPKLMTLRYFFTRKLMFIKESEAIVLFPGGFGTHDEGFEALTLIQTGKSHLFPLVMVDEPGGTYWAAWDRFIREQLFDRGYISPADTALYKITDSVDEAVAEVTQFYRVYHSMRYVRGHLVLRLQKQLTDAVLDGVRRDFGDILAGGSFEQVAALPEESNEPALSELPRLRFRFSRHKIGRLRELVDRINAEG; encoded by the coding sequence ATGCCGCCGCCCGACCCGGCCCCCAAAACTCCGTTCGACGCGCTCAGCGAGCCCGACCAGCCGACGCCGGAGCGGCCGTACGCCGAGCCGGGCCCGGACGAGTACGTGGCGCAGATCAAGGAGACGGCCGACAAACTCCTCCGCGACCGGGCCGCCCGCGCCGACGTGAAGCTCCTGGCGACGGCGATGCGCGAGCTGCGCTACTGCCTGAAGGTGTTCGCCGGCTACCGCGACCGCCGCAAGGTGACGGTGTTCGGCTCCGCCCGCACGCGGCCCGACCACCCGGCGTACCGCGCCGCCGAGGAGTTCGGCCGGCGGATCGTGGCCGAGGGGTGGATGGTCATCACCGGCGCCGGCAACGGCATCATGGAGGCGGGCCACGTCGGGGCCGGGCGGGAGAACAGCTTCGGGCTGAACATCCTGCTGCCGTTCGAGCAGTCGGCCAACCCGGTGGTCCACGGCGACCCGAAGCTGATGACCCTGCGGTACTTCTTCACCCGCAAGCTGATGTTCATCAAGGAGTCCGAGGCGATCGTGTTGTTCCCCGGCGGGTTCGGCACCCACGACGAGGGGTTCGAGGCGCTGACGCTCATCCAGACCGGCAAGAGCCACCTGTTCCCGCTGGTAATGGTGGACGAGCCCGGCGGCACGTACTGGGCGGCGTGGGACCGCTTCATCCGCGAGCAGTTGTTCGACCGCGGCTACATCTCGCCGGCGGACACGGCGCTGTACAAGATCACCGACTCGGTGGACGAGGCGGTCGCCGAGGTGACGCAGTTCTACCGGGTGTACCACAGCATGCGGTACGTCCGCGGCCACCTCGTGCTGCGGCTCCAGAAGCAACTGACGGACGCGGTGCTGGACGGCGTCCGTCGCGACTTCGGCGACATCCTGGCGGGGGGGAGTTTCGAGCAGGTGGCGGCGCTGCCGGAGGAGTCAAACGAGCCAGCGCTGAGCGAACTGCCGCGGCTGCGGTTCCGGTTCAGCCGGCACAAAATTGGCCGGCTGCGGGAACTCGTGGACCGCATCAACGCGGAGGGGTGA
- a CDS encoding DNA polymerase Y family protein: MGALVGFGDADAFYASAEVVRRPWLRGMPVGVLGNQGACVIARSYEMKSRGVKVGEPIWDAVVKCPDGIYLKRDFRWYEELSRKIQRELGTFSPTVEYYSIDECFWRAVPESGRTWQQTAEAVRAHVRARVGVPMTVAYARSRTLAKLFADTSKPNGAIAVTDPDHETALLARLPVTEIAGIGARRAAKLEKYGIRTCLDFRKAPGHLIRQLLTIRGHDLWRECNGAPADPIRPERTPHKNISRGGSLAGRVRDALSLYGWLVRNVERLIEELHYHVVRPRVLTVYVSYHDAPGAGGSVNLNVPSDRFDELLEAAKVGLRKAWRRGESATHMHLIASRLVRPPGWQQSLFDAPDPRADAVARVKREVNERFGRFTLRSGATLFANDFYLDPANDFDVCDIRGKFCF; encoded by the coding sequence ATGGGTGCCCTCGTCGGGTTCGGCGACGCCGACGCCTTCTACGCCAGCGCCGAGGTCGTCCGCCGCCCGTGGCTGCGCGGGATGCCGGTTGGCGTCCTCGGCAACCAGGGGGCGTGCGTCATCGCCCGGTCCTACGAGATGAAGTCACGCGGCGTGAAGGTCGGCGAGCCGATCTGGGATGCCGTCGTGAAGTGCCCCGACGGCATCTACCTCAAGCGCGACTTCCGCTGGTACGAGGAACTGAGCCGCAAGATCCAGCGCGAGCTCGGGACGTTCTCCCCGACCGTCGAGTACTACTCGATCGACGAGTGTTTCTGGCGAGCCGTCCCCGAGTCCGGCCGGACCTGGCAGCAGACCGCCGAGGCCGTCCGGGCGCACGTCCGCGCCCGCGTCGGCGTGCCGATGACGGTCGCCTACGCCCGTAGCCGCACCCTGGCGAAGCTCTTCGCCGACACGTCCAAGCCGAACGGCGCAATCGCCGTAACCGACCCCGACCACGAGACCGCGCTGCTCGCCCGGCTCCCCGTCACCGAGATCGCCGGCATCGGCGCCCGCCGGGCGGCGAAGCTCGAAAAGTACGGCATCCGCACCTGCCTCGACTTCCGGAAGGCACCCGGGCACCTGATCCGCCAACTCCTCACGATCCGCGGGCACGACCTGTGGCGGGAGTGCAACGGCGCACCGGCCGACCCGATCCGCCCGGAGCGCACGCCGCACAAGAACATCTCCCGCGGCGGGTCGCTCGCCGGCCGCGTCCGCGACGCCCTCAGCCTGTACGGGTGGCTCGTCCGCAACGTGGAACGGCTGATCGAGGAACTGCACTACCACGTCGTCCGGCCGCGGGTGCTCACCGTGTACGTGAGCTACCACGACGCCCCGGGGGCCGGCGGGTCGGTCAACCTCAACGTCCCGTCCGACCGGTTCGACGAGTTGTTGGAGGCGGCGAAGGTCGGGCTGCGGAAGGCGTGGCGGCGGGGCGAGTCGGCGACGCACATGCACCTCATCGCGTCGCGGCTGGTCCGGCCGCCGGGGTGGCAACAAAGCTTGTTCGACGCGCCCGACCCGCGGGCCGACGCCGTCGCCCGGGTGAAGCGGGAGGTGAACGAGCGGTTCGGGCGGTTCACGCTGCGGTCGGGGGCCACGCTGTTCGCCAACGACTTCTATCTCGACCCGGCCAACGACTTCGACGTCTGCGACATCCGGGGGAAGTTCTGCTTCTGA
- a CDS encoding DUF1549 domain-containing protein gives MRWFAVAFVVGAVTPSVRAEPAPSFLNEVVPILTRSGCNQGGCHGKGNGQNGFRLSLRGYAPEQDHRYLTREFDGRRIDPAKPEASLLLQKAVGAVPHEGGRLFGVGSREYATLLAWVKAGAPGPNKSDPALSRLSITPNSKVVKPGDTTPLVATATFADGSKKDVTWLTKFDANDAGTVSVSPTGEAKAVRAGSAAVRAMFQTDVAVAVFTIPHDRPVDDTRFKARNNLVDDHVFARLRELRIEPSDDCTDAEYVRRAFLDSCGLLPTPAEVTAFLADRDPKKREKLVDSLLSRPEFSDYWALQLGDIFQNRKERDHDVRGVKGVRSFHLWLREQVAANRPWDELARDVLTASGGVTSNPAVGYFIVTVGEQRHGEKSEAPESVAQALLGTRIGCARCHNHPLERFTQDDFYHFAAYFSRVSLDRREARWGLTTLLISHPDQNQNKNPVGVTQPRTGQFMKARPLDRTAADAAPTDDPRQALAKWVTDAKNEAFAGAMVNRVWRHYLGVGLVEPVDDLRATNPPTNPLLWAALKAEFVAKKYDLRALMRLILTSRAYQLSAATRAGNATDDRYYSHYYARRLPAEVLLDAITDVTGVPERFDGYPLGTRAVQVPDPGTASDFLRMFGRSDRVTACACERSGDVTLPAVLHILGGSTTVGKVQNASGWLARSLAAEKDDAKLLDAVFLRTLGRLPAADERGVISAHRAGAADRAAFYQDVFWALLNSKEFLFNR, from the coding sequence ATGCGCTGGTTCGCCGTCGCGTTCGTCGTCGGTGCGGTCACGCCGTCGGTCCGGGCCGAGCCCGCGCCGTCGTTCCTGAACGAGGTCGTACCGATCCTCACGCGGTCGGGCTGCAACCAGGGCGGGTGCCACGGCAAGGGGAACGGCCAGAACGGCTTCCGGCTATCGCTCCGCGGCTACGCCCCCGAGCAGGACCACCGCTACCTGACGCGCGAGTTCGACGGCCGCCGCATCGACCCGGCCAAGCCGGAAGCGAGCCTGCTGCTGCAAAAGGCGGTCGGCGCCGTGCCGCACGAGGGCGGCCGGCTGTTCGGCGTCGGCAGCCGCGAGTACGCCACGCTGCTGGCGTGGGTGAAGGCCGGCGCCCCCGGGCCGAACAAGAGCGACCCCGCCCTCAGCCGCCTCAGCATCACGCCGAACAGCAAGGTGGTGAAGCCCGGCGACACGACGCCGCTCGTCGCCACCGCCACGTTCGCGGACGGCTCCAAGAAGGACGTGACGTGGCTGACCAAGTTCGACGCCAACGACGCCGGCACGGTGTCGGTGTCGCCGACGGGCGAGGCGAAGGCGGTGCGGGCCGGGTCGGCCGCGGTGCGGGCCATGTTCCAGACCGACGTGGCCGTCGCCGTCTTCACCATCCCGCACGACCGGCCCGTCGATGACACGCGCTTCAAGGCGCGGAACAACCTGGTCGACGACCACGTCTTCGCCCGCCTCCGCGAGCTGCGGATCGAGCCGTCCGACGACTGCACCGACGCCGAGTACGTCCGCCGGGCGTTCCTCGACAGCTGCGGCCTCCTGCCGACGCCCGCGGAGGTGACCGCGTTCCTCGCCGACCGCGACCCCAAGAAGCGCGAGAAGCTCGTTGATTCGCTGCTGAGTCGGCCCGAGTTCAGCGACTACTGGGCGCTGCAACTCGGCGACATCTTCCAGAACCGCAAGGAACGCGACCACGACGTGCGCGGCGTGAAGGGCGTGCGCTCGTTCCACCTGTGGCTGCGCGAGCAGGTGGCCGCGAACCGGCCGTGGGACGAACTCGCCCGCGACGTGCTCACCGCATCCGGGGGCGTCACCAGCAACCCCGCAGTCGGCTACTTCATCGTCACCGTCGGCGAGCAGCGGCACGGCGAGAAGTCGGAGGCGCCCGAGAGCGTGGCGCAGGCGCTGCTCGGCACCCGCATCGGCTGCGCCCGCTGCCACAACCACCCGCTGGAGCGGTTCACGCAGGACGACTTCTACCACTTCGCCGCGTACTTCAGCCGCGTGAGCCTCGACCGCCGCGAGGCCCGGTGGGGACTGACCACGCTACTGATCTCGCACCCCGACCAGAACCAGAACAAGAACCCCGTCGGCGTGACGCAGCCGCGGACGGGGCAGTTCATGAAGGCCCGCCCACTCGACCGCACCGCCGCCGACGCCGCGCCGACCGACGACCCGCGGCAGGCGCTGGCGAAGTGGGTGACCGACGCGAAGAACGAGGCGTTCGCCGGGGCGATGGTCAACCGCGTGTGGCGGCACTACCTCGGCGTCGGGCTCGTCGAGCCGGTCGACGACCTGCGGGCGACGAACCCGCCGACGAACCCGCTGCTGTGGGCGGCGCTGAAGGCCGAGTTCGTGGCGAAGAAGTACGACCTGCGGGCGCTGATGCGGCTGATCCTGACGAGCCGCGCGTACCAGCTCTCGGCCGCGACGCGCGCCGGGAACGCCACCGACGACCGCTACTACTCGCACTACTACGCCCGCCGTCTGCCGGCCGAGGTGCTGCTCGACGCGATCACCGACGTGACCGGCGTGCCCGAACGGTTCGACGGCTACCCACTCGGCACGCGGGCGGTGCAGGTGCCGGACCCGGGGACGGCGTCGGATTTTCTTCGCATGTTCGGCCGCTCCGACCGCGTGACCGCGTGTGCCTGCGAGAGGTCCGGCGACGTGACGCTCCCGGCGGTGCTCCACATCCTCGGCGGCAGCACGACCGTCGGGAAGGTGCAAAACGCGAGCGGCTGGCTGGCGCGGTCGCTGGCCGCCGAGAAGGACGACGCGAAGTTGCTCGATGCGGTGTTCCTGCGGACGCTCGGCCGGCTGCCGGCCGCGGACGAGCGAGGCGTGATATCGGCCCACCGGGCAGGGGCAGCCGACCGCGCGGCGTTCTACCAGGACGTGTTCTGGGCGTTGCTGAACAGCAAGGAGTTTCTGTTCAACCGGTAG
- a CDS encoding SOS response-associated peptidase, translating into MCGRFTRTKTVKEVARLFELAEPPPELAPRYNIAPTQQAAVVGLKPDGVTRGLIQIRWGLVREERHLKGAPLVNARAETADTRPTFSDLLESRRCLVVADGFVEWRKDHPGKDPHLFGLKSNEPFAFAGLWDVWHPPAGGKPILSFCILTTDPNELLKQLHDRMPVILRPDDFGRWLDPDAGTAEVRSLLHPYPADEMTAVALTTRINSPRNDDVACLEPLHV; encoded by the coding sequence ATGTGCGGCCGCTTCACCCGGACGAAGACCGTCAAGGAAGTCGCCCGGCTGTTCGAGCTGGCCGAGCCCCCGCCGGAACTGGCGCCGCGGTACAACATCGCGCCGACGCAGCAGGCCGCGGTGGTCGGGCTGAAGCCGGACGGGGTGACGCGCGGGCTCATCCAAATCCGCTGGGGGCTGGTGCGCGAGGAGCGGCACCTGAAGGGGGCGCCGCTGGTGAACGCCCGCGCCGAGACGGCGGACACCCGGCCGACGTTCTCCGACCTGCTCGAAAGCCGCCGCTGCCTCGTGGTCGCCGACGGGTTCGTGGAGTGGCGGAAGGACCACCCCGGGAAAGACCCGCACCTGTTCGGGCTGAAGTCCAACGAGCCGTTCGCGTTCGCCGGGCTGTGGGACGTGTGGCACCCGCCGGCCGGCGGGAAGCCGATTCTCAGTTTCTGCATCCTGACGACGGACCCGAACGAGCTCCTGAAGCAGTTGCACGATCGGATGCCGGTGATCCTGCGGCCGGACGACTTCGGCCGGTGGCTCGACCCCGACGCAGGCACCGCCGAGGTGCGGTCGCTGCTACACCCGTACCCGGCGGACGAGATGACGGCGGTGGCGCTCACCACCCGGATCAACTCGCCGCGGAACGATGACGTGGCGTGCCTCGAACCGCTTCACGTCTAA